The Nicotiana sylvestris chromosome 6, ASM39365v2, whole genome shotgun sequence genomic sequence ACTATGGGACAATACCCGGTAgatcccctgtactggatatttactttggaaatacggattggtattccgggagtttcTCCTACATATTTAtaatttggactacgggacgatatcccaggAAATCCTCTGgatatttacgtttgggactacgggacgatatcctgggagatcccctgttgctatttctgtgtagtgagttagattctttctgtgattttattCGTTATAGACTGTTAGCATTTTAATTATGTTATcatattctatactgttttaccttgtttttcatctataatcagtaggggcctgaccttcctcgtcactactcgaccgaggttaggcttggcacttactgagtactgctgtggtgtactcatgccctttcctgtgcatgtttttcgtgtgcaaatccaggttcttcggctcagccatacttcaagtgaggcgaggcgatcttcagagacttcgaggtatatctgccgcgtcctcagaccgagaagtccctctctattctcacttctagctttagctctcctgtatttactttgtttagatattttggagttagagcactTTGTAGTTATTCCacaacttgtgatttcatgagatttcgagTTTTGGGAGTTGTTCAGTTTGAAagtttatatttgtatatgccgagcggcatcttaaacatttaattatgttttatccgcagtttttggctagttttatctttcgttttctttttcgcaaattgttaggcttatctagtcgtagagactaggtgtcatcacgacagtttacggagggcgaacttgggtcgtgacactaaacATCTTTCCAATGAATCAGTAATTAATTGATTATCCTTGAATTCATCTACAAGGTCATCTAGTAAGTCAATTTGAAAACAAGATCTGCATATCATAAATTACTCTCTCCTTTTCAACTTGCAATATTAATTATCCTTGATGAACATCAATGATCGCTCTTCCTGTTGCGAGAAATGGTCTACCTAAAATTAATGGTACCTCagtattttcttccatttcatgTACTATAAATTCTACCAAGAATATAAATTTATCTACTCTAACAAGGACATTTTCAATTATTCCTTTGGACCTTTTAGTACTTTGATCAGCTAATTGAAGAGACACACCAGTATCTTTCATTTCACCAAGTTCCAATTTCTTGAAAATTGAGAAAGGCATTAGATTTATTAGAGCACCCGAATTACATAATGCCTTTTCAAAGTGAGCACCTCCCACAGTACAAGCAATTGTAAAACTCCTTGGATCACCAAGTTTCTGTGGAagcttattttgaagtatagcaCTACATTTCTCTGTAAGCTTAACCACTGAAACTTCTTCCAAATTTCTTTTATTTGACAAAATTTCTTTGAAAGGAGGTATTTGTGTCAAAGCTTCTGTGAAAGGTGTGTTAATGTAAAGTTGCTTTAAAATATctatgtgacgacctggccagttgtctcatgagttaccattccgtttcccccatttctgctttttattgctttgtctatcggttatatatgtgatcaggttggttggctcgggttcgaaaaggatttggtaaggtttgagacacttaggcctcatttgttttttttaagattaagacgtctaAATCTGAATATacatctgaatatcaagatgtgtgttaagattaagacatctgaatctgaatacatatATGAATATATTAAGATGTCTATgaagatctgaatactaaataATTAAGACTATTTGATTTTTAATAtctaaatgtataaaatttatctttatttgaaaattaataaacataaaattcaaatgaaatactaacttatctaatattctatcaataaaatatataatttttttaaaatatgatagttgttggtggtgatggctaacgggTGAATGCCGACTAAAGTCGGTGgttggtggtagttttggttgatgatggtggttcatgctagtagctagtagtgattgGTAATGGTGGTAATTATGATTGAGGATAGTGGTGGTAATAATTAATAATGGCGGGTGGTGGTAGTAGTTGTAACTAAAGAAGGTGGTGGGTAGGTGGTGGTAGGTTATAATGATGGACAGTGCCAGCtgtggttgttgatggtgatggaTGGTTAGTTatggtagttgaggtggatgagtgttGATTGTGGGTGAGAATGATGGTGGTCGGGGTGGTGGGGATAGTGGGTGGTGATGGTCAATAATGGTGGCGtctatgattgaggatgatggtggcaTGGTGGAGGTGGTGGTTGAATATAGTGGTGGCGGCGGCATGGTgatagttgataatggtaggcggtGGCGGCAGTCAATAATGAATATGTGAtaacatcttaatgaaattaagtctctgttatagatcttaatcatacatgCCTATTCAGACCtattaagtggttgtgaagtaaaaaaaataacacacttaatgattaagatctgaataattaagattcagactttaaaaacaaacgcaCTTAAAGTCTGAGATCTGAATGATCAAGATTCAGAGTTCCATTAAGTGCAAATAAATGAGgccttagtctcttttgaggaagtttaagttggaaaagtcaattagatgttgacttatgtgttagagggttctgatgtgagttttgatgattcggatagcttcgggaggtgatttgggacttaggagcgtaatCAGAATGTGtcttggaggtccggagtagatttaggcttgaattggcgaaattggatttttggcgtttttcagttgataggtgagattttgatatagaggtcggaatgaaattccgagagttgcagtagttccgttgtgtcatttgagatatgtgtgcaaaattttaggtcatttggacatggtttggttgggttttttatcaaaagcgtaattcggaagattttagaaacttaggcttgaatccgatgtgttttggttgattcgatgttgtttaaggtgttttgaaTATTGGTATAAGTTCGAATACGGTTATGGGGTATGTTtatgtttttggttgaggtcccgggggcctcagggtgatttcggatggttgacggagagtttggaatttttggtgaagctgcagattttttgcttctggtgtttccgcacctgcggattggggaccgagGTGCGATGCTGCAGATGCGAGGGAAaagtccgcagaagcggaaagggcctGGGAAGGCTGGAGCCACAAAAGAGGTTGAGGAGGTGCACCCGCAATGGCGTAGGTGCGGGCAATGCATCGCAGAAGCGGTTTTGGGTGACTTAAGTGAGAAATTGCAGAAGCGGTTtgtggaccgcaaatgcggtaccatagaagtgggaattgggccgcagatgcgaaatccctaggccagaacatataaattgtttccttcgcgatttttgagctattccaccatttctaagtcggctttggagctttttggacgattttgaagaaggatttcaaggggacttcattgaggtaaggattttggacctaaaacttgctcctatggtattatttcacggattagagctataattaatggaatttaagggttaaaattggggaaactaggccttgatattggagacctagacttgaggatttgagggaccatatgtggtcggattttggtgcttttgatatgtatgaactcgtggggagataagaaatctattgatataaattttatcgaatttcgagacgtgggcatggggtttgggttttggtaatttccggatttaagttgtaaattgattatttttgcttgggcttcgttcccttagcatattttgacgccgtgattctgattttggatagattcgacgtgagtggaggctgattcaaggggaaaaggcatcgcgggctagagatttgaccggattgaggctagtaatgattgtaaatgatgtccttagggtatgaaaccccggattgcacattcttgtgctatattgaggtgacgcacacgctagatgacgagcgtggggtcatgcactgttggggattgtgacttagtccatcccgaatgactattttactgcgtatttgactgaaaactatttgctatcatcatgttttgggctgaatgccatatttaggcctcgtgccaactatttgaacccttaggggatttttactaatatttcatcattgttttgactttatacttgaactcagtcatgctatattctactgttttcataactcatgcatgtttactctattttaacacttaaattatattttaaataatattttgagctgagcatcatgttttactgttgcccgagtggcttgtgagattctgactgagtaaggccgagggcctatgttgtgaggaaacactaattatgattatgaggtcgagggcctgagatttgtacgccacgaggtggcttgttgatatgaggccgagggcctagtgatgataccacgagatgccttgatattgcgcttggggcgtaaagggcccctctagagtctgcacaccctcagtgagtgcgggtacccattgtgatgtgagagatagcccgaggggcgatcctttatgtgtttatctttcctatctGCCTGTCATttgcttgcttaattgttaaaaaagcATTTTTATAAAGTTTTAAATGGAACTCAATAATTTTGCACATCTTTACTGCTTCATTGTTTTACCggtttttactgcttccttatagcctataatgtgccttacgtggtttcttgctttcagtctttatttatgattattactcactgagttggagtactcacttttcTCCCTGCACCCCATATGCAGATTCAGGCACATCAGGTtctgctagcgagtgttgatatttccagctcaggcggattcgaagattctctaggtagctgcctgcgttcgcagcccagagcttcttccttTATCTTATCTTCCTCTGTTTTAGATTTGTATTAGACTGTGTAGACCTTTCTTGTATCATCCCGATtgtagattctcatgactagtgacaccccggtatcaggTTGTGTTGGGTTTTATTCTGCAATTGTAATGTTCACTGCTTACTTTGGGATTATTTATcacgttttagacttaattcttattgtttaattgcttaaaactagAATGTGaaaagtgtcggttggccttgtcttcacgagaggcgccatcacgaccggtcccgggtttagggtcatgacaatcTAGAAACTTTGAAAATTGTTTGtcaagattttctcttttcatttttgggGAAATGGGAGGGCTATAGAGTGAGGATTTGTCTTCAATTCATTTTCTTgtaccttttttcctttttttttgttcttttagaAGTTCAGAGTCTCTTTTATTCTAACCTTCATTTACATGTTCCACTTCTTGTGGTTTTACTTGTCTATCTACATATGGATCATCAAGAGTTTTATATGACTGCAGAGAGATGGCTTTGAGGTGTTCCTTTGGATTTTTTTCGGTGTTGCTTGGTGGAGCACCTTTTATTTGTTCAGACATGAAGGTTGCTAATTGGCTCATCTGAATTTCTAAATTCTTAATGGCTGAACTTTGACTTTCAACCTTCTCATCAGTAGCCTTAATTAATTTTATACATCATGTCTTCAAGGCTTTGCTGATGAGCTCTTTGGGGTGGTTGTTGATATTTCTGGAAGTCTTGTTGCCCtatgttttgattttgaaagctaGGTGGTCCCTGTACCTGCTGCTTTTGATTGAAAAATCTTTGAGAATTTTCAGCACCATTTGGGTTACTCCATTGCAAACGCTTCGTTTGATTTCTGTTTGTTTCTCTCAATCCGCAGTATAAGGTAAGTGAATTCCATTTTATTTCAGCAAGAACACTGAGAAGTAGAGAAGCTAGAAATCCCTAATTTGTTCATCCTAGTATAATGTAAGTGTATTCCATTTTTATTTACCGTTTCTTCATTTTCTAAGGTAGATTTCAGTTCAGATTCGTTCGGGTTTTGGTAGCTGCTCTGCTTTCTAAATTTGAGGATTCCCTTCCTGCTCttagccaaaaataaataaaacaggaGGATTCCCTTatattctcgttttcttcttctcctttcttggtACATTTTACATTGTTGGGGCTATACCAGTGGTAGCAGTAATAGCTCcttctggtttttgggtcgtggtattttctgtgttttcaggaattctcggagtattggagacaggttgggcgcacgagcactggcaaagaagagcaacctgggcgagtgtcagcaaaGGGCGGTAGGAAGTGGTGCGTGAGCGTACAACTATATCGAGTACAGCAAATCAGCCACAggttttgttatcgggagttggCACCTCCTATTTTAccgtttcccttttggtgttagctaaattactgttactttacttcgcaatagttaaacctttcaactaggatactagttaccacttgtttccttctagtttgatttgtgtacgttgtgcactagcaagtcttctctagattgttgtaggtgtagtggctgcagtctgggatgatagaataagggcatgtcctcgggtggggcagagtgtggggctgaggtcagggggtgggtcgggtagcaggggaggtagagggggcaagggagcctataggttgagaatcgggtcatggaacataggttcactaacgagtaaatccatagagttggcgaaaatcctgcagaagaggaagattaatatagcgtgtgtccaggagactaggtgggtcggatcgagggcgaaaaacgtggatgggtataagttgtggtactctggtgtcctaaggggtaagaatggagtgggtatcctggtagatagccatcttagagagtccgtggtagaggtcaggagggtgaatgatagactaatgactattaagttggtggtgggtgagggtactttaaatgtcgttagcgcgtacgcaccgcaagcaggcttggatgaggatattaagaggcgcttttgggaggggttggatgagattgttcgtagtataccgccttttgagaggttattcataggaggagatttcaatggtcatattgggtcatctgcaggtgggtgcactgaggtgcatggcggctttggtttcggggagcggaacggagggggcatttcACTGTTGGACTTTgacaaggctttcgatctagtcattgcgaactcgagttttacgaagcgggatgaacatttggttacttaccaaagttcggtggcgaagactcagattgactatctcctcctcaggagatgcgacagaaggttgtgcgaggactgcaaggttatcccaggtgagaccctctcaacgcagcataggcttttggtgatggacatttgtattaggataaggaggaagaagaggtcagtacaaggacgccccaggattaggtggggcgccttaactaaggataaagctaaggagttggaaggaagttatcggcaatgggagcttggagaagtagtggggacgcaaacacaatgtggtcgacgatgGCGGACTATATAAGAAAGGCGGCAAGAGAGGTGTTAGAGATATCTACGGGTCACAATGGcggccacaaaggagattggtggtggaatgcagttgtccaaggtaaagtggaagcaaagaaggcggcttacctgtggttagtagggagcactgacgaggaggagaagagagagaacagtcaaaggtataaggtagctaggaaggaggcgaagatggcagtgacggaggctaagacgacagcttttgctcgtctgtatgaggaactaaggaacaaaggtggggagaagaagttattccgactcgctaaggcgagagagaggacaactcgggatctggaccaagtgaggtgcataaaagatgatgacgacaaagttttgatgggagatgaccagattaagaggaggtggcagacctactttcataaacttctaagtgaagaaggggatcaggatattatacttggggaatcgaggaatgccgacagtcaccatgaattaagtaattgtagggacattgagatcgatgaagtcatggaggcaatgcgtaagatgagaaggggcagagctaccgggccagacgaaattccggttgaactgtggaggtgtgtgggtagagcaggcttggaatggcttactgcattgtttagtgttatattcaagactaataggatgcctgaagagtggaggtggagtacaatggtcccgttgtataagaacaaaggtgatgtccagagctgtaacaactataggggcatcaaattactaagtcataccatgaaagtttgggagagagtggtagaaatgagagtgcgaaggacggtgtctatttcagacaaccagttcgggttcatgccggggcgatctaccacagaagctatccaccttattaggaggatggtggaacagtacagggataggaagaaggatctccacatggtgtttattgatctggagaaagcgtacgatagggttcctagggaggtcttatggagctgcttagaggataaaggggtcccggttgactatattagggtgattaaagacatgtatgctggagctaagactcgggttaggacagtaggaggcgactctgaacactttccagttattacggggttgcaccaagggtctgcgctcagcccattcctatttgccct encodes the following:
- the LOC138871797 gene encoding uncharacterized protein: MKKRVLAEIKWNSLTLYCGLRETNRNQTKRLQWSNPNGAENSQRFFNQKQQATDEKVESQSSAIKNLEIQMSQLATFMSEQIKGAPPSNTEKNPKEHLKAISLQSYKTLDDPYVDRQVKPQEVEHVNEEALTQIPPFKEILSNKRNLEEVSVVKLTEKCSAILQNKLPQKLGDPRSFTIACTVGGAHFEKALCNSGALINLMPFSIFKKLELGEMKDTGVSLQLADQSTKRSKGIIENVLVRVDKFIFLVEFIVHEMEENTEVPLILGRPFLATGRAIIDVHQG